The genomic DNA CTCCGGCAATATCGGTAGTGTACGATATTTTGTGTAAGCTTGAGAAATGGGATAACCTCCTGGGGAACACCCCACAAATACCAACCCCAGGAGGCAAAAATGGAACTACAGAAGATTTTACCAGACCTAGTTAAGGAAGTGGTAAAGCAAACCTTAGAGTCAATCATGACGGCTGAAAGAGAAGTGTTTCTTAAAGAACATGGAGGAACAAAGAACGGCTTTTACGTTAGAAACTTAGATACTGTTATCGGTAAGCTTGAAAATCTGAGAATTCCAAGAGATAGAGAGGGAAAATTCAGAACAAAGTTGATAGAACCTTATAGAAGAAGAGATATCAATCTTGAAGACTTAATACTTGGGATGTTTGCCTCTGGTATGAGTGCAAGAGCAGTAGCCCAGGCTCTTGAAAGCGTGTTTGAACTTAAATACTCACCCTCAACCATAAGCAAAATATCGCAGGTAACCTTAGAGGAAATA from Desulfurobacterium indicum includes the following:
- a CDS encoding transposase, whose protein sequence is MRNGITSWGTPHKYQPQEAKMELQKILPDLVKEVVKQTLESIMTAEREVFLKEHGGTKNGFYVRNLDTVIGKLENLRIPRDREGKFRTKLIEPYRRRDINLEDLILGMFASGMSARAVAQALESVFELKYSPSTISKISQVTLEEI